A genomic window from Pecten maximus chromosome 6, xPecMax1.1, whole genome shotgun sequence includes:
- the LOC117329138 gene encoding tudor domain-containing protein 3-like, translating to MAESAVRSKGWNLTAEGLTFCSPSDGNVSADKVIEVAKTTDLREIGEKWLPDEVNRGKCEYVEGPGVLQIQKIRNISAPKEHEESQTAPRMLRLTLTDGQQNCNAIEMQRLDRIGLDTPPGTKICIKGTVEVENGFLLLTNKNTVFVGGRVNKLAENWELKKMLAGQSRANVGSEGGPPLFVPFGQRIRDGRGSITLKSIESTKKEEKTAEELEFEQQRKATIAEALQAKEESKPKTFGGGTKQVGMDREISRIVEMGFTAEEASRALRQSDNDVTSAINQLLSGRRNFRDRPMSDRGDRRGPQRDFREDRQDNRRDDRRNDRRDDRRDDRRDDRRDDRRENAKGGRGRGRDREEFGEDAGSSRPSGPATLFDFLETKIKPSNDKSSNQQTEKNSSQSSSSSYTKSQNQYSTNQNSRNSDSDYGKKYQGNDRDSYPPTKNYRGGRDTHPQTGPASVSRGQNSQKSSSHDNQNSEKTSARSNFSNDRGKQSYGNQSGNQTGNSSQNDYNNRQYNSNSSRVEDRGGNNHSRGTVSNSGSSGDASRQSHPVKSQGNNNRRDTPTNSSQNYNTQSGAQNDNRQYGGQNGSKQYGQGENKAYGSQNDSRQYGRNDNRHYGQNNSRQYGGPQNESRQYSQSESRHYSGSHSEQYRQEDQHSGQQNLDSKRNKEYSKGPQNTQPMRQPNDSTNQRGNKKNYQNQQQNFPVPSTASFKKGDPCLAKYWEDNKFYPAVIQALYPDLPTCIVLFPEYGNEEEVNLTDVKPLSMPPSQYLPQQQQHPQQQYTDYGGHQQGGQLGHDNHINSMEFRRRPTRTEQGKPTQAFYQPPSQRN from the exons ATGGCGGAGTCTGCCGTGAGATCAAAGGGATG GAATTTGACAGCAGAAGGATTAACGTTTTGTTCGCCATCAGATGGAAATGTGTCTGCAGATAAAGTAATAGAAGTGGCTAAAACT ACTGACTTACGTGAGATTGGTGAGAAGTGGCTACCAGATGAGGTGAACCGAGGGAAGTGTGAATAT GTGGAAGGTCCAGGAGTCCTTCAGATTCAGAAAATCCGCAACATTTCGGCCCCAAAAGAACATGAGGAATCTCAGACAGCTCCACGTATGCTGCGTCTGACACTGACAGATGGACAGCAGAACTGTAATGCTATTGAGATGCAGAGACTGGATAGGATAGG GCTTGATACACCACCAGGAACCAAGATCTGTATTAAGGGTACAGTAGAGGTGGAAAATGGCTTCCTCTTACTAACCAACAAAAACACAGTGTTTGTTGGGGGACGTGTCAACAAACTAGCAGAGAACTGGGAGCTAAAAAAG ATGCTGGCTGGACAATCTAGAGCCAATGTGGGCTCTGAAGGAGGGCCTCCATTATTCGTCCCCTTTGGCCAGAGAATAAGAGATGGGAGGGGTTCA ATAACTTTAAAGTCCATTGAATCCACTAAGAAAGAGGAGAAGACAGCAGAGGAGCTTGAGTTTGAGCAGCAGCGGAAGGCAACCATAGCAGAAGCACTGCAGGCCAAGGAAGAAAGCAAGCCCAAAACATTTGGTGGAGGTACAAAACAG GTAGGGATGGACAGAGAAATATCTAGGATCGTAGAGATGGGATTCACAGCTGAAGAAGCCAGTCGGGCACTCCGACAAAGtgacaatgacgtcacatcggCCATAAATCAGCTACTGAGTGGGAGGAGAAACTTCAGAGACCGGCCCATGAGTGATCGTGGTGACAGGCGGGGACCACAAAGAGACTTTAGAGAGGACCGACAAGACAATAGGAGAGATGACAGACGCAACGATAGACGAGATGACAGGAGAGACGATAGGCGTGATGATAGACGGGACGACAGGAGAGAAAATGCAAAAG GGGGTCGAGGGCGTGGCCGGGACAGGGAGGAGTTTGGAGAAGATGCGGGGTCTAGCCGGCCCTCGGGACCTGCCACTCTGTTTGACTTCTTAGAAACCAAGATAAAACCATCAAATGACAAAA GCAGTAATCAACAAACAGAGAAAAATTCTTCCCAGAGTTCCTCGTCCTCATACACAAAGTCACAAAATCAGTACTCAACCAATCAGAACAGTCGAAACAGTGATTCAGATTATGGTAAAAAATATCAAGGAAATGATAGAGACAGTTATCCACCAACTAAAAACTATCGCGGTGGAAGAGACACTCACCCCCAAACAGGACCAGCCTCTGTCTCTAGAGGTCAGAACTCACAGAAATCTTCCTCCCATGATAATCAAAACAGTGAAAAGACATCTGCAAGGTCCAACTTTTCTAATGACAGAGGAAAGCAAAGTTACGGCAATCAGTCAGGCAACCAAACAGGTAACAGCAGTCAAAATGACTacaacaatagacaatacaataGTAATAGTTCTAGGGTGGAGGATAGAGGGGGAAACAATCACTCACGGGGTACAGTCAGCAACAGTGGAAGTAGTGGTGACGCCAGTCGACAGAGCCATCCAGTAAAGTCACAGGGTAACAACAACAGGAGGGATACTCCGACAAACTCGTCCCAGAACTACAATACACAGTCCGGTGCTCAAAATGATAATCGGCAATATGGAGGGCAAAATGGGAGCAAGCAATATGGACAAGGTGAAAATAAAGCATATGGATCACAGAATGACAGTAGGCAATATGGAAGGAATGATAACAGACATTATGGTCAAAATAACAGTCGGCAGTATGGTGGTCCACAAAATGAAAGTAGGCAAtattcacaaagtgaaagtagacATTATAGTGGATCACATTCTGAACAGTACAGACAGGAAGATCAACATTCAGGCCAGCAGAACTTAGACAGTAAACGAAACAAAGAATACAGTAAAGGGCCACAAAACACACAGCCAATGAGACAACCAAACGATTCGACAAACCAGAGAGGAAATaagaaaaattatcaaaacCAGCAACAG aaTTTCCCTGTCCCGTCCACGGCATCATTTAAGAAAGGTGACCCTTGTCTGGCCAAATACTGGGAAGATAACAAG TTCTATCCAGCTGTAATACAAGCACTGTATCCAGACCTGCCAACCTGTATTGTGTTGTTTCCAGAATATGGAAATGAGGAGGAGGTCAACCTTACTGATGTAAAACCCTTGAGCATG CCTCCCAGTCAGTACCTACCTCAACAACAACAGCATCCCCAGCAGCAGTATACGGACTATGGCGGCCACCAACAGGGAGGACAACTTGGCCATGACAACCACATTAACAGCATGGAGTTCCGACGAAGACCAACACGAACGGAACAAGGCAAGCCTACACAGGCATTCTACCAACCCCCTAGTCAACGGAACTGA